The proteins below come from a single Ictalurus furcatus strain D&B chromosome 27, Billie_1.0, whole genome shotgun sequence genomic window:
- the LOC128602894 gene encoding PHD and RING finger domain-containing protein 1-like, translating into MGDQNLKDLNPDGASDAVRCLICLDMFSGQPVASPQHCDHFYCLACITEWTRTTNSCPVDRRKFTVLYQRSCVGRDIEKIIMVEPRDGQGLEVEETFGDERRELSVCEECGRSDRRHLMLLCSACDSRFHVACLSPPLAAVPFEDWFCQECASDDSHLSDSFSRDESEIAEAEVMDLLSEVVPTSSRLRLSTTAQRAVSVHTRRSERVRQQSSRTHTTLCQDVPRYLLKSSWSKTEDAMASNLILNTQKADKKVTRKKRRRRKTDILDPV; encoded by the exons ATGGGTGATCAGAATCTCAAAGACTTGAATCCAGACGGTGCGTCTGATGCAGTCCGATGCCTTATCTGCCTTGACATGTTCAGCGGGCAGCCAGTGGCGAGTCCACAACACTGTGACCACTTCTACTGCCTCGCCTGCATCACAGAATGGACCAGG ACTACAAATTCCTGCCCTGTAGATCGTCGGAAATTTACTGTCCTTTACCAGAGAAGTTGCGTTGGAAGAGATATTGAAAAAATA ATTATGGTGGAGCCACGTGATGGTCAGGGATTAGAAGTGGAAGAAACATTTGGAGACGAAAGAAgagagctgagtgtgtgtgaggagtgtggcAGGAGTGACCGGAGACACTTGATGCTCCTCTGCTCTGCCTGTGACTCAAG GTTCCACGTAGCTTGTCTGAGTCCACCTTTGGCTGCAGTACCATTCGAGGATTGGTTCTGTCAGGAATGTGCCTCTGACGACAGTCACTTAAGCGACAGTTTCTCTAGAGATGAGAGTGAAATAGCTGAGGCTGAAGTGATGGATCTGCTATCTGAAGTTGTCCCAACATCCAGTCGTCTCAGACTTTCCACTACAGCCCAGCGTGCCGTTTCTGTCCACACCCGCAGGAGTGAGAGAGTTCGACAGCAAAgcagcagaacacacaccactctgtgtcag GATGTCCCCAGATACCTTCTGAAATCAAGCTGGTCTAAAACTGAAGATGCCATGGCAAGCAATCTTATATTAAACACTCAGAAAGCAGATAAGAAGGTCACTcgtaagaaaagaagaagacggAAAACAGATATACTGGATCCTGTGTGA